In the genome of Streptomyces sp. SLBN-118, the window TGCGCGAGCGCATCACCGCTACCGTCTCGGCATGACCACGTCGGCTGCCGCACCCGCCCACACTGCCCTCGAAGAGGCCTGCTCGGCTGTCGGACTGGATGCCGACGGTGCCGAGCCGGTACGGCTGGCCGAGAACCAGATATGGCGGCTACCGGGCCAGCAGGTGATCGTGCGCATCGCCCGTACCGGGCAGTCTGCGGCCGCCAGCCGGGAGGTCCGCGTCGCCCGTTGGCTCGCCGAGAACGACGTTCCGGCCGTGCGCGTGGTCGACGTCGAGCAGCCGGTCGAGGCAGGGGGAAGGCCAGTCACCTTCTGGAAAGAGCTCCCATCCCACGAACAGGGCACACCGCGCGACATCGCGCAGTTGCTCCGACAGCTCCACGCGCTCGGCGCCCCTGATCTCGAGCTCGGTTACCTCGACCCGTTTGTCCGGATCGCCGAGCGGCTCCAGGCGGCGACGACCCTGGACGAGGCCGACCGCGCGTGGCTGCACGGTCTCCACCAGGACCTCGTCGTGGCATGGTCCGATCTGCCGGCGGGGCGCGCAGACTGTGCCGTGCACGGTGACGCCTGGCCAGGCAACCTCATCCGTACGGGCAGTGGGCCAGTGATGATGGACCTGGAGCGGTTCTCGCTCGGGCCGCCGGAATGGGACCTCGTCTCAACTGCCGTACGCACAAGGACAACCGGCGCGGTCACCGCGGCCGAGTACGACAGTTTCTGTGCCGCGTATGGGTTCGACGTCACCGACTGGGCCGGTTACGAAATCCTGGCCGGCGCCCGGGAGCTCCGGTTGGTGACCTACGCAGCCCAGCACGCGGCCGGCAACCCCGTATGGGCGGATCAGGCCCAGTACCGGGTTGACTGCTTGCGCGGTCGCCACGGTCCCCGCCCGTGGAACTGGAAAGGGATCTTGTAGCTATCGGGCGCCCACCGAACGCAACCGGTCGGCGATGTCGAATGCGTCAAGCCGCAGCGCCTTGATGTCCTCGATCAATCCAGCCCGTCCGGACATTGAGGATACGCCCGCAGGGCGTACGGGGCTCGGGGCGGAGCCCGCACCCGGCGGAGACGCAGAATGTCACAGCGGGAATGGGCGGGTGGGGGCTATCCACCTCGCCGGAAGCTGAGCGTCTCGCCCAGCGCGCCCGCCCGCCACAGGTCCTGGCAGGCCTCGGCCATCCGGTCCAGGCCTTCCACCACCGTGCCCCAGACGATGCCGGGCACCCACCCGGTGTCGCCGTTCAGCAGGAGGTTGTTCCGCTCGTAGAACAGCGCCAGGTCGACCGTGACGGCGCGGGAGACGTCGCGGTCGTATCCGTACGCCGCCGTGCTCAACTCCGTACCGCTGAACGTGAAATAGCACAGGTCGCCCGGAATCGGGGTCACCGTCGGGTTCTCCAGCGGTGGCTCCTGTTCCGCGAACGCCGGGAACAGAGCGTAGATCTCATTGCGTGCGTACTTCGCGTGGTACACGTCCCCGGCGAGCGGCAGCGCGTCCCACACGGCCGCGCAGGTGAGCGGGGCCTTGTCGTCGAGGAGCTTCGCGGTGCAGCGGACACCGCGCTTGTCGAGGGCTACGGTCATGTATCGGTCGGCCATCTCGTACGCATACCCAGCCAGGAGCCGGGTAGCCGCGCGCCCATGGCTCGTACAAGAGTGACAGGATCCATTCGCAGACGCACAGTGCTGTTCGGCACCGCCGGTGCCCTCGGCGCCGCGGGAGCGGCGGGGTGCAGCCGGGTTCCCTCGGGTGACGCGCTGGCCCGGCTCAAATCGCAGCGCACGGTGCGCCTGGGCATCGCCGGCGAGGTGCCCTACGGCTATGTCGACGACCAGGGCGAGTTCACCGGGGAGGCTCCGGAGCTGGCCCGGGTGATCTTCAAACGGCTGGGGATCGACAGCGTCCAGCCGGTCGCCACGGACTTCGCCTCCCTCATCCCCGGGCTCAACTCGCAGCAGTTCGACGTCGTCTCGGCCGGGATGTACATCAACAAGGAGCGCTGCGAGCAGGTCATATTCGCCGACCCCGAGTACCAGATGCTCGACTCTTTCATCGTGCGCAAGGGCAATCCCAAGAACCTGCACACCTACGAGGACGTGGTGAAGGCGAAGGCCACGTTCGCCACCGGCACCGGCTATGCGGAGATCGACTACGCGGTCGCGGCCGGCTGTCCGGAGAAGGACATCGTCATCCTCCAGGACCAGGTGGCGGGCCTGAACGCCGTCGAGTCGGGCCGAGTCGACGTCTTCGCGGGCACCGCGCTGACCACCCGCGAGGTGGTGAAGAAGAGCCGGAAGGCCGAGGCGACCGAGCCGTTCGCGGCCGTCGTGGACGGTGACAAGAAGATCGACGGCGGCGGTTTCGCCTTCCGCCCCACCGACACCGAGCTGCGCGACGCGTTCAA includes:
- a CDS encoding aminoglycoside phosphotransferase family protein, whose translation is MTTSAAAPAHTALEEACSAVGLDADGAEPVRLAENQIWRLPGQQVIVRIARTGQSAAASREVRVARWLAENDVPAVRVVDVEQPVEAGGRPVTFWKELPSHEQGTPRDIAQLLRQLHALGAPDLELGYLDPFVRIAERLQAATTLDEADRAWLHGLHQDLVVAWSDLPAGRADCAVHGDAWPGNLIRTGSGPVMMDLERFSLGPPEWDLVSTAVRTRTTGAVTAAEYDSFCAAYGFDVTDWAGYEILAGARELRLVTYAAQHAAGNPVWADQAQYRVDCLRGRHGPRPWNWKGIL
- a CDS encoding DUF3830 family protein, encoding MADRYMTVALDKRGVRCTAKLLDDKAPLTCAAVWDALPLAGDVYHAKYARNEIYALFPAFAEQEPPLENPTVTPIPGDLCYFTFSGTELSTAAYGYDRDVSRAVTVDLALFYERNNLLLNGDTGWVPGIVWGTVVEGLDRMAEACQDLWRAGALGETLSFRRGG
- the ehuB gene encoding ectoine/hydroxyectoine ABC transporter substrate-binding protein EhuB; translation: MARTRVTGSIRRRTVLFGTAGALGAAGAAGCSRVPSGDALARLKSQRTVRLGIAGEVPYGYVDDQGEFTGEAPELARVIFKRLGIDSVQPVATDFASLIPGLNSQQFDVVSAGMYINKERCEQVIFADPEYQMLDSFIVRKGNPKNLHTYEDVVKAKATFATGTGYAEIDYAVAAGCPEKDIVILQDQVAGLNAVESGRVDVFAGTALTTREVVKKSRKAEATEPFAAVVDGDKKIDGGGFAFRPTDTELRDAFNTEIHKMKKSGELFRILRSFGFTRNEMTALTAEELCR